A section of the Nitrospinaceae bacterium genome encodes:
- a CDS encoding molybdenum cofactor biosynthesis protein MoeB, which produces MALTQDQINRYSRHLLLPDVGVEGQEKICNAKVLCIGTGGLGAPLGLYLAAAGVGKLGMVDFDVVDFSNLQRQVIHGESTLGKLKVDSAKARIGDLNSSIDVVTHNTRLTSENALEIFKDYDIIVDGTDNFPTRYLANDAAVLLGKPYIYGCILRFDGQASVFYAKEGPCYRCLYPEPPPPGLVPNCAEGGVLGVLCGIVGLIQANEVLKLILGKGDTLVGRLLLFDALGMKFKELKLRKDKNCPICGENPTIKELVDYEQFCGIAPQEESSAVDPLEIDVSEVKKMLDSGKNFKLIDVREPSEYQICKIDGATLIPLGEFEAMDPARLNGLKKEDEIVLHCKAGVRSLKAANALIKMGFSNVLSMRGGITEWSEKIDPSVPRY; this is translated from the coding sequence ATGGCTTTAACTCAGGATCAAATCAACCGCTACAGCCGGCATTTACTGTTGCCGGACGTCGGCGTGGAAGGACAGGAAAAGATTTGTAATGCCAAAGTATTGTGCATTGGAACCGGAGGGCTGGGGGCGCCTTTGGGTTTGTATCTGGCCGCCGCTGGAGTCGGCAAGCTGGGAATGGTGGATTTCGATGTGGTCGATTTCAGCAACCTCCAGCGGCAGGTTATCCACGGTGAATCGACTCTGGGAAAACTGAAGGTGGATTCGGCCAAGGCGAGAATCGGAGACCTGAATTCCAGCATCGATGTGGTCACTCACAACACCCGGTTGACCTCTGAAAACGCACTGGAAATCTTTAAAGATTACGACATCATTGTTGACGGAACAGATAACTTTCCCACCCGGTATCTGGCCAATGACGCAGCCGTCCTTTTGGGCAAACCTTATATCTACGGTTGCATTCTGCGTTTTGACGGGCAGGCTTCGGTTTTCTATGCCAAGGAAGGGCCCTGCTACCGTTGTCTGTATCCCGAACCGCCGCCGCCGGGCTTGGTTCCCAATTGCGCTGAAGGGGGAGTTCTGGGTGTGCTTTGCGGTATCGTCGGGTTGATTCAGGCCAACGAGGTTCTCAAGCTCATCCTGGGGAAAGGGGATACTCTGGTGGGCCGTCTGCTCCTCTTTGACGCTCTAGGAATGAAGTTTAAGGAATTGAAGCTCAGAAAAGATAAGAATTGCCCCATATGCGGGGAAAATCCCACGATCAAGGAACTCGTCGATTACGAACAGTTTTGCGGCATCGCGCCCCAGGAAGAATCTTCCGCCGTCGACCCTTTGGAGATCGACGTGTCCGAGGTCAAGAAAATGCTGGACAGCGGCAAAAACTTCAAACTGATCGATGTCCGCGAGCCTTCTGAATATCAGATTTGCAAAATCGACGGCGCCACATTGATCCCTCTCGGTGAATTTGAAGCGATGGACCCGGCACGGCTCAACGGTTTGAAAAAGGAGGACGAGATCGTTCTCCATTGCAAAGCCGGGGTCCGCAGTTTGAAAGCGGCAAATGCATTGATAAAAATGGGATTTTCCAACGTTCTCAGCATGCGCGGCGGGATCACGGAATGGTCCGAAAAAATCGACCCATCGGTTCCCAGGTATTGA